One region of Priestia megaterium genomic DNA includes:
- the menC gene encoding o-succinylbenzoate synthase: protein MKIKRVILRHLKMDLLHPFTTSLGKEVDRDFILVEIQDEDGRSGWAESVACADPFYKEETLKTNWHIMEDFLIPLLQQRDIQHPDEVSQRFAHIRGNYMAKAALEGAVWDLYARRQNLSLSKALGGSKSQIEVGLSVGIQPTIDETLRKIEAGLNEGYKRIKIKIKPGWDLNLTRAVRNAFPSIPLMVDANSAYTLADTDHLAQLDEFDLMMIEQPLAHDDLIDHAELQARMRTPICLDESIHSAEDVRKAIKLGSTQIINIKIGRVGGLTEAKKIHDLCQTHGVPVWCGGMLESGVGRAHNIAITTLANFTLPGDTAASSKYWPRDIVHPEITVDNGIISVPDTPGIGYEPDRDQIQALTLHEKTYTC from the coding sequence ATGAAGATCAAACGCGTCATTTTACGCCATTTAAAAATGGATTTACTTCATCCATTTACGACAAGTCTTGGAAAAGAAGTGGATCGAGATTTTATTTTAGTAGAAATTCAAGACGAAGACGGACGATCGGGCTGGGCTGAATCCGTAGCGTGCGCAGATCCTTTTTATAAAGAAGAAACGCTCAAAACAAACTGGCACATCATGGAGGATTTTTTAATTCCTTTGCTTCAACAGAGAGACATTCAGCATCCTGATGAAGTATCTCAACGCTTTGCTCATATTCGCGGCAATTACATGGCAAAAGCGGCGTTAGAAGGCGCTGTTTGGGATTTGTATGCGCGCAGGCAAAACCTCTCTCTATCTAAAGCGCTAGGAGGCAGTAAAAGTCAAATTGAAGTTGGTCTCAGCGTTGGCATTCAGCCTACGATTGACGAAACGCTTCGAAAAATTGAAGCCGGCTTGAATGAAGGATATAAGCGAATCAAAATTAAAATTAAGCCGGGCTGGGATCTTAACTTGACGCGCGCGGTTCGAAACGCGTTCCCTTCTATTCCGCTGATGGTTGATGCGAACTCTGCTTATACGCTTGCAGATACTGATCACCTTGCTCAGCTTGACGAGTTTGATTTAATGATGATTGAACAGCCGTTAGCTCATGATGATTTAATTGATCACGCTGAACTGCAGGCCCGCATGCGCACGCCTATTTGCTTGGATGAAAGCATTCATTCAGCTGAAGACGTTCGAAAAGCTATTAAACTTGGAAGCACGCAAATTATTAACATTAAAATTGGCCGGGTAGGCGGACTAACCGAAGCCAAAAAAATTCATGACCTTTGTCAAACTCACGGTGTACCCGTATGGTGCGGCGGCATGCTCGAATCAGGTGTAGGACGAGCACATAATATTGCCATTACCACACTAGCTAATTTTACGCTTCCCGGAGATACGGCTGCATCATCTAAATACTGGCCGCGTGATATCGTTCACCCGGAAATCACGGTCGACAACGGTATTATTTCCGTTCCTGATACACCAGGCATTGGCTATGAACCTGACCGTGACCAGATACAAGCGCTAACTTTACACGAAAAAACCTATACTTGCTGA
- a CDS encoding Ig-like domain-containing protein — MRKLTALALVLSVLLFQFTPLASVKAETVEPVVSVKLVNYLGDQHAITIKPSYLYTIKNSDLVLNANTEYTVTATTQGVTLKQGSTVLGEFTSFEITPSLYKNPVSINGRQYLGDVAFTNEKGTYVRPVNTLPIEDYLKGVVPNEVYTSWNLQALKTQAVAARTYAMSYAGKVINDTVSYQVYGGYTWYDSTNQAVDQTFGQVVTYNNKLINAVFSSSNGGRTESNSNAWGGTQLSYFPVKEDPYDKQTPWTLAIQKTQIDLTGKDLANHSAWWNTVSEKDKTVTDNLKSWLVANKHPGKTIKITSIPKVSFYAPSSGGRVTKGAITVDYLVKGDVDSSQKLVVHHLELKDLTSTKLKSMLNSRAMLSLLVTETNETSTSTTFNGKGNGHGVGMSQYGAQKMASLGKDYREILDFYYPTTTLLSFYTTKYPRKEQEQEPPKDTVAPDAPSVNALGDNQTSLTGVTEPNASVIAKVENEVIGTGLADETGKFAITIAKQPADTKVSVTSKDAAENASTATVVSVTDQTPPSVPIVNEVSDQDTTVTGVTEANAVVTVKAGDATFSAVADGNGTFTVSIPVQIGGTTIAVSAKDKAGNESQAPSFAVKSMLKAPLAPKVNEVSDQDTMIKGTAEANATVIIKNESLQLAAGNADAKGNYSISIAKQKAGSTLYVTVQNAGGTSSAAAVTVQDKTAPAAPKVNAVSDQDTKVTGAAEANSTVTVKVGTTTVGTAKAGANGAFSVSISHQKANTKLSVQAKDAAGNSSTVSTVTVTAKQKAPVKPTVNEVSDRSTAVTGTAEANATVVIKNGSLQLAAGKADAKGNYSISIAKQKAGSNLSVTAGNTAGVSPAVTVTVQDKTAPVTPKVNAVSNQDTVVTGSTEAGAEVHVKIDKKVIGKGNAKSDGTFSITIPKQPAATKLAVIAKDAANNYSSNAFVTVSAVQTKPALPTVNTLTEKSTAVTGTGEKNASIYIKVGGKIIASGKIDGNGKFSVKIPAQKAGTEVTAVLQNKVGYSPYKIVKVQDTTPPAPPAVDAVTSLSTFLSGKTEANALITIKSGTKLIASGKADTKGQFKVTIPKQTAGVKLAVTAKDAANNYSSDAFVTVSAAQTKPALPTVNTLTEKSTAVTGTGEKNASIYIKVGGKIIASGKIDGNGKFSVKIPAQKAGTEVTAVLQNKVGYSPYKIVKVQDTTPPAPPAVNAVTSLSTFLSGKTEANAVITIKSGTKVIGSGKADSKGQFKVTIPKQKAGVKLAVTAKDAAGNTSSAVNINVK; from the coding sequence ATGAGAAAGTTAACGGCATTAGCTTTAGTACTAAGCGTACTGCTGTTTCAATTCACGCCGCTTGCTAGCGTGAAAGCTGAAACGGTAGAACCAGTTGTGTCTGTAAAATTAGTAAACTATTTAGGAGATCAGCATGCAATTACAATTAAGCCGTCTTATTTATACACTATTAAAAACTCGGATTTGGTCTTAAATGCAAATACAGAGTATACGGTAACCGCAACAACTCAAGGTGTCACTTTAAAACAAGGAAGCACTGTCTTAGGTGAATTTACAAGCTTTGAAATTACACCGTCTCTTTATAAAAATCCCGTATCTATTAACGGCAGACAGTATTTAGGGGACGTGGCGTTTACAAATGAAAAGGGAACGTATGTCAGACCTGTTAATACGCTCCCGATTGAAGACTATTTAAAAGGCGTTGTGCCAAATGAAGTCTATACATCTTGGAATCTGCAAGCTTTAAAAACTCAGGCGGTAGCAGCAAGAACATACGCAATGAGCTATGCAGGAAAAGTAATCAATGACACGGTAAGCTATCAAGTATACGGTGGCTATACGTGGTATGACAGTACAAACCAAGCAGTAGATCAGACATTCGGACAAGTAGTTACCTACAACAATAAATTAATCAACGCCGTTTTCTCATCAAGCAACGGGGGAAGAACCGAATCAAACAGCAACGCTTGGGGAGGGACTCAGCTTTCTTATTTCCCGGTGAAAGAAGATCCATACGATAAGCAGACGCCGTGGACGTTAGCTATTCAAAAAACGCAAATTGATTTAACAGGAAAAGATTTAGCTAACCATAGCGCTTGGTGGAATACGGTTTCTGAAAAAGATAAAACCGTTACAGATAATTTGAAGTCATGGTTAGTAGCCAATAAGCATCCTGGTAAAACGATTAAAATTACGTCTATTCCAAAGGTGAGTTTTTATGCTCCTTCATCAGGAGGCCGTGTGACTAAAGGTGCGATTACAGTGGACTACCTCGTTAAAGGAGATGTAGACAGTTCGCAAAAACTAGTGGTTCATCATTTGGAATTAAAAGATTTAACATCGACGAAGCTAAAATCAATGTTAAACAGCCGTGCGATGCTTAGTCTGCTTGTAACGGAAACAAATGAAACAAGCACATCAACAACTTTTAATGGGAAAGGAAATGGACACGGTGTTGGAATGAGTCAATACGGTGCTCAAAAAATGGCAAGTCTAGGAAAAGACTATCGTGAAATTTTAGATTTTTACTATCCAACAACTACTCTTTTAAGTTTTTATACAACAAAATATCCGCGAAAAGAGCAGGAGCAAGAACCACCGAAAGATACGGTTGCACCTGATGCACCTTCAGTTAATGCATTAGGAGATAACCAAACATCGCTTACGGGCGTGACAGAACCAAATGCTTCTGTTATTGCAAAAGTGGAAAATGAAGTAATTGGAACGGGTCTTGCTGATGAAACTGGAAAATTTGCAATTACGATTGCCAAGCAGCCAGCAGATACAAAAGTGTCTGTAACGTCTAAAGATGCAGCTGAAAATGCAAGCACGGCTACAGTAGTGAGCGTAACGGATCAAACGCCGCCTTCTGTTCCAATTGTAAATGAAGTAAGTGACCAAGATACGACCGTAACAGGCGTAACAGAAGCAAACGCCGTCGTGACGGTAAAAGCAGGCGATGCAACGTTCTCTGCAGTAGCGGATGGTAACGGTACATTTACTGTTTCAATTCCAGTACAAATAGGCGGAACAACAATAGCGGTAAGTGCAAAAGATAAAGCAGGAAACGAAAGCCAAGCGCCTTCTTTTGCGGTTAAATCTATGTTAAAAGCACCGCTTGCACCCAAAGTAAATGAAGTAAGTGATCAAGACACAATGATCAAAGGAACGGCTGAAGCAAATGCAACGGTTATCATTAAAAACGAAAGTCTTCAGCTTGCAGCAGGAAACGCGGATGCTAAAGGAAATTACAGCATTTCGATTGCAAAACAAAAAGCAGGAAGCACGCTGTACGTGACGGTTCAAAATGCAGGTGGAACAAGTTCAGCCGCTGCGGTGACCGTACAGGATAAAACGGCACCAGCTGCGCCAAAAGTAAATGCAGTAAGTGATCAAGATACAAAAGTTACAGGTGCAGCAGAAGCAAATTCTACAGTTACGGTAAAAGTAGGAACTACAACTGTAGGAACGGCTAAAGCAGGTGCAAATGGAGCGTTTTCTGTTTCCATTTCTCATCAAAAAGCGAATACAAAGCTAAGCGTACAAGCCAAAGATGCAGCAGGAAATAGCAGTACTGTATCGACTGTAACTGTTACGGCAAAGCAAAAAGCTCCGGTAAAACCAACAGTGAATGAAGTGAGTGATCGAAGTACAGCCGTTACGGGTACCGCAGAAGCAAATGCAACGGTTGTCATTAAAAACGGAAGTCTTCAGCTTGCAGCTGGTAAAGCAGATGCTAAAGGAAATTACAGCATTTCGATTGCGAAACAAAAAGCAGGAAGCAACCTGTCTGTAACGGCTGGAAACACAGCGGGCGTGAGTCCAGCTGTAACTGTAACCGTGCAGGATAAAACAGCACCCGTTACACCAAAAGTGAACGCTGTAAGCAATCAAGATACAGTCGTAACGGGAAGCACAGAAGCGGGCGCGGAAGTGCATGTGAAAATTGATAAAAAAGTAATTGGCAAAGGAAATGCGAAATCGGATGGAACGTTCAGCATCACCATTCCAAAGCAGCCTGCTGCTACAAAATTAGCTGTTATTGCAAAAGATGCAGCTAATAACTATAGCTCCAATGCGTTTGTAACGGTTAGTGCCGTACAGACAAAACCAGCGCTTCCAACCGTTAATACGCTTACTGAAAAAAGTACAGCAGTAACGGGAACAGGAGAAAAAAATGCGTCCATTTATATTAAAGTAGGCGGAAAGATTATTGCAAGTGGGAAAATTGATGGAAACGGCAAGTTCAGCGTGAAAATTCCTGCTCAAAAAGCAGGAACAGAAGTGACGGCGGTACTGCAAAATAAAGTAGGATACAGTCCGTATAAAATTGTAAAAGTGCAAGACACAACCCCGCCGGCACCTCCGGCGGTTGATGCCGTTACGTCTTTGTCCACGTTTCTCTCTGGAAAAACGGAAGCAAATGCCCTGATTACGATTAAAAGCGGTACAAAGCTAATCGCGTCAGGCAAAGCAGATACTAAAGGGCAATTTAAAGTAACGATTCCAAAACAAACAGCAGGCGTAAAGCTGGCTGTTACAGCAAAAGATGCAGCTAATAACTACAGCTCCGATGCGTTTGTAACAGTTAGCGCTGCGCAGACAAAACCAGCGCTTCCAACCGTTAATACGCTTACTGAAAAAAGTACAGCAGTAACGGGAACAGGAGAAAAAAATGCGTCTATTTATATTAAAGTAGGCGGAAAGATTATTGCGAGTGGGAAAATTGATGGAAACGGCAAGTTCAGCGTAAAAATTCCTGCTCAAAAAGCAGGAACGGAAGTGACGGCAGTTCTGCAAAATAAAGTAGGATACAGTCCGTATAAAATTGTAAAAGTACAAGACACAACCCCGCCGGCACCTCCGGCAGTGAATGCCGTTACGTCTTTGTCCACGTTTCTCTCTGGAAAAACGGAAGCAAATGCTGTGATTACGATTAAAAGCGGTACAAAAGTAATCGGATCAGGCAAAGCAGATAGCAAAGGACAGTTTAAAGTAACGATCCCAAAACAAAAAGCAGGCGTAAAACTGGCTGTGACGGCAAAAGATGCCGCTGGAAATACAAGTTCAGCAGTCAATATAAATGTTAAATAA
- a CDS encoding arsenic transporter, whose translation MNIEIGIAIFVFTMTMLVIFWRPNGINEAWPAAIGAAIILLTGIVSKSDIVDIFAKISGASITIIATIVMAVILESFGFFHWAAARLVSLSKGSGYRLYWYIQLLCFLMTLLFNNDGSILITTPILILLLKNLQLKPHQQIPYLLSGALIATASSAPIGVSNIVNLIALKIVHMSLYMHTAMMFVPATLGLLFMSWLMYTVVKRHLPKKLPHASKDIEESFFTKQFHPLKGSISVETKRKRTQFMLKVLLFVFVMRCLLFVASYFGIPIELVAVLGSLILLVWRWYHLRTNPIDILKKTPWHIFVFAFSMYVIIYGLHNVGLTELLVKVCEPIVNRGLFEASFIMGGLVSILSNLFNNHPALMVGTITLTEMGLDPITLKTIYLANIIGSDMGSLLLPIGTLASLIWMHILKENHIKVKWKDYLKVSLIVIPLTTIVTLFLLFYWVQLIFS comes from the coding sequence ATGAATATTGAAATTGGAATTGCCATTTTCGTGTTTACAATGACAATGCTCGTCATTTTTTGGAGGCCAAACGGCATCAACGAAGCATGGCCGGCAGCCATAGGAGCAGCCATTATCCTGCTTACAGGGATTGTATCCAAATCAGACATTGTTGATATTTTTGCAAAGATAAGCGGCGCTTCTATCACCATTATTGCCACCATTGTCATGGCCGTCATATTAGAAAGTTTTGGATTCTTCCACTGGGCAGCTGCACGACTAGTGAGTTTATCCAAAGGCTCAGGGTACCGATTATATTGGTACATTCAACTGCTTTGCTTTTTAATGACTTTACTATTTAATAATGACGGCAGTATTTTAATTACCACTCCAATTTTAATTCTACTTTTGAAAAACCTTCAGCTAAAACCCCACCAGCAGATCCCCTACCTTTTAAGTGGAGCGCTTATTGCTACCGCTTCCAGCGCGCCTATAGGTGTAAGTAATATTGTCAATTTGATTGCCTTAAAAATTGTTCATATGTCGCTTTATATGCACACGGCGATGATGTTTGTACCGGCGACACTTGGTTTATTATTTATGTCTTGGCTCATGTATACGGTCGTAAAACGCCATTTGCCAAAAAAACTGCCGCATGCTTCAAAAGATATAGAAGAAAGTTTCTTTACGAAACAGTTTCACCCCTTAAAAGGAAGCATTTCTGTTGAAACAAAACGTAAACGCACACAATTTATGCTGAAAGTTTTATTATTTGTGTTTGTTATGCGCTGTCTCCTATTTGTCGCCTCTTATTTCGGCATACCAATCGAATTGGTTGCTGTACTGGGCTCACTGATCTTGCTTGTTTGGAGATGGTATCACTTACGTACAAACCCGATTGATATTTTAAAGAAAACGCCGTGGCACATTTTCGTTTTTGCCTTTTCGATGTACGTTATTATTTACGGACTGCATAACGTAGGATTAACGGAGCTGCTTGTAAAAGTTTGCGAACCAATCGTAAATCGAGGACTTTTTGAAGCAAGCTTTATCATGGGAGGACTTGTTTCTATTCTCTCTAACTTGTTTAACAATCACCCTGCTTTAATGGTCGGAACCATTACCTTGACTGAAATGGGGCTCGATCCTATTACTCTTAAAACCATTTATCTTGCTAATATTATTGGAAGTGATATGGGCTCGCTTTTATTGCCGATTGGAACACTGGCTTCTCTTATTTGGATGCATATTTTAAAAGAAAATCATATCAAGGTAAAATGGAAAGATTATTTAAAAGTATCACTTATTGTTATCCCGCTTACCACGATCGTTACTCTTTTCCTCCTATTCTACTGGGTTCAGCTCATTTTTTCTTAA
- a CDS encoding GNAT family N-acetyltransferase, giving the protein MTEALTIRSLITTNELEEVRALESRVWGEEEATPVHQTLTAVKNGGLVLGAFLDEKLIGFQYSFPGFDGDCVYLCSHILAVDPAYRSMGIGAKLKHAQRQESKKKGYSYISWTYDPLESANGYLNIGKLGAVCSTYIENCYGDMNDPLNADLPSDRFVVEWASLEDTKRAQPLYTPDQIMDASLIQWTLTDKGFPSVTGIDEKWLGRDVVSVAIPSAFQQMKEVSPSLALDWRMRTRYVFQTCFAKGFEVTDFMKHPESSAPVHFYILTKKEVQK; this is encoded by the coding sequence ATGACTGAAGCTTTAACGATTCGTTCACTTATAACAACCAATGAACTAGAAGAAGTACGCGCATTAGAAAGCCGCGTCTGGGGAGAAGAAGAAGCAACGCCCGTTCATCAAACTTTGACCGCTGTTAAAAACGGAGGTCTTGTTCTCGGTGCGTTTCTAGATGAAAAGCTGATTGGCTTTCAATATAGCTTTCCAGGGTTTGACGGAGATTGCGTGTATTTATGTTCTCATATACTAGCAGTTGACCCTGCCTATCGCAGCATGGGTATCGGTGCCAAACTTAAGCATGCGCAGCGCCAGGAAAGTAAAAAAAAGGGCTATTCATATATCAGCTGGACGTATGATCCTTTAGAAAGCGCCAACGGGTATTTAAATATTGGAAAGCTTGGAGCCGTTTGTTCTACATATATTGAAAACTGCTACGGAGACATGAATGATCCGTTAAATGCTGACTTGCCTTCTGATCGATTCGTTGTAGAATGGGCATCTTTAGAGGATACAAAGCGAGCTCAGCCTCTCTATACGCCAGATCAAATAATGGACGCATCGCTCATTCAATGGACATTAACGGATAAAGGGTTTCCTTCTGTTACAGGTATTGATGAAAAATGGTTGGGTCGTGACGTCGTGTCTGTAGCTATTCCGTCTGCTTTTCAGCAAATGAAAGAAGTCTCTCCTTCTCTCGCATTGGACTGGCGGATGCGTACAAGATACGTATTTCAAACGTGTTTTGCAAAAGGATTTGAAGTAACAGATTTTATGAAGCATCCAGAAAGCAGCGCGCCCGTTCATTTTTACATTTTAACGAAAAAAGAGGTGCAAAAATGA
- a CDS encoding MurR/RpiR family transcriptional regulator translates to MNQSFQELIKHKFPDLSRGQKKVAEFLVNFMEKGSLYTAGQIGKEAGVSETTVIRLAYALGLNGFSDLQELMRKEWLSSAESKEAASKPEAEEKKPFSEWLSPVDEKELSQAVDALIKSDQVYIAGFRESHTAAYWLYYKMNQLRNHVLLSFPTGFLLETLCNLTSASAVVVFSLPRYTKEALEVAQQAKKQGAKVIAITDRRLSPVGQIADITLLAGTTEHILSLLALSQIVISSMQKRDEKTAGKRQESLEKLYAEQGIFLE, encoded by the coding sequence ATGAATCAATCATTTCAAGAATTAATTAAACATAAATTCCCTGACCTTTCTCGCGGTCAGAAAAAAGTGGCGGAGTTTCTCGTCAATTTTATGGAAAAAGGCTCGCTGTACACGGCCGGGCAAATTGGCAAAGAAGCAGGTGTCAGTGAAACAACCGTTATTCGTCTAGCTTACGCACTTGGGTTAAATGGTTTTTCCGATTTGCAGGAGCTAATGCGAAAAGAATGGCTTTCTTCTGCAGAATCAAAAGAAGCAGCTAGCAAGCCTGAAGCGGAAGAAAAGAAACCTTTTAGTGAATGGCTTTCCCCTGTTGACGAAAAGGAATTATCTCAAGCTGTAGATGCGCTTATCAAAAGTGATCAAGTGTATATTGCAGGTTTCCGTGAATCTCATACGGCAGCCTACTGGCTGTATTATAAAATGAATCAGCTTCGCAATCATGTTCTTTTATCTTTTCCAACTGGATTTTTGCTTGAAACGCTATGCAATCTCACGAGCGCATCAGCCGTTGTTGTATTTTCACTGCCGCGCTATACAAAAGAAGCGCTCGAAGTAGCTCAGCAGGCTAAAAAACAAGGAGCAAAAGTCATTGCCATTACAGACCGCCGTCTGTCTCCGGTAGGTCAAATCGCTGATATCACGCTTTTAGCCGGTACAACCGAACATATTTTATCGCTTCTTGCCCTATCTCAAATTGTCATTAGCAGCATGCAAAAAAGAGATGAAAAAACGGCTGGAAAACGGCAAGAAAGCTTAGAAAAGCTCTATGCCGAGCAAGGCATCTTTTTAGAATAA
- a CDS encoding IDEAL domain-containing protein yields the protein MIYIEKHPTDSQPIRMDILDSIFAKMVLNKAIRDFRRDQILREVDQTLEERNKEKFFQLIEELKSIS from the coding sequence TTGATTTATATCGAAAAGCACCCGACAGACTCGCAGCCCATCCGTATGGATATCCTCGATTCTATATTTGCTAAAATGGTATTAAATAAGGCTATCCGAGATTTTAGAAGAGATCAAATTTTACGTGAAGTCGATCAAACATTAGAAGAAAGAAACAAAGAAAAATTTTTTCAATTAATTGAAGAATTAAAATCAATTTCGTAA
- a CDS encoding aldo/keto reductase codes for MSNHLQDTVTLHNGVKMPWLGLGVFKVEEGPELVNAVKTAIVKGYRSIDTAAIYENEEGVGEGIRQGLKEAGLSREDIFVTSKVWNADLGYEETLAAYETSLQKLGLEYLDLYLIHWPVEGKYKEAWKALETLYKEEKVRAVGVSNFQIHHLEDLMKDGEVKPVINQVEYHPRLTQKELHAFCQKHDIQLEAWSPLMQGELLDNDVLKEIAEKHGKSVAQIILRWDLQNGVVTIPKSTKEHRIVENSSLFDFELDTEDVSKINELNQNHRVGPDPDNFDF; via the coding sequence ATGAGTAATCATTTGCAAGATACAGTAACACTTCACAACGGAGTCAAAATGCCTTGGCTTGGATTAGGTGTATTTAAAGTAGAAGAAGGGCCTGAATTAGTGAACGCCGTGAAAACAGCTATCGTCAAAGGCTATCGCAGCATCGATACGGCAGCTATTTATGAAAATGAAGAAGGTGTAGGAGAAGGAATTCGCCAAGGTCTGAAAGAAGCAGGTCTTTCACGCGAAGACATTTTTGTTACATCAAAAGTTTGGAACGCAGATTTAGGCTATGAAGAGACGCTAGCTGCTTACGAAACAAGCTTACAAAAGCTTGGCTTAGAATATTTAGATCTATACTTAATTCACTGGCCGGTAGAAGGCAAGTATAAAGAAGCGTGGAAAGCATTAGAAACTCTGTATAAAGAAGAAAAAGTAAGAGCTGTGGGCGTAAGTAATTTTCAAATTCATCATTTAGAAGACTTAATGAAAGATGGAGAGGTTAAGCCTGTTATTAACCAAGTGGAATATCATCCTCGTTTGACGCAAAAAGAGCTGCATGCTTTTTGTCAAAAGCACGATATTCAGCTAGAAGCATGGTCTCCGCTTATGCAAGGAGAATTGCTAGATAACGATGTGTTAAAAGAAATTGCTGAAAAACACGGCAAATCAGTTGCTCAAATTATTCTGCGATGGGATCTGCAAAACGGAGTTGTAACGATTCCAAAATCAACAAAAGAGCATCGTATTGTTGAAAATTCATCGCTATTCGATTTTGAATTGGATACTGAAGACGTAAGTAAAATTAATGAATTAAACCAAAATCACCGAGTAGGTCCAGATCCGGACAACTTTGATTTTTAA
- a CDS encoding Fur-regulated basic protein FbpA, translating to MTKQAYSHIQCKKTSMIDLLLDAGVYKKGNKQLYELTLQELESEYEAVSQQRISQ from the coding sequence ATGACGAAACAAGCTTACTCTCACATACAATGTAAAAAAACATCAATGATTGATTTATTGCTGGATGCAGGAGTTTATAAAAAAGGAAACAAGCAGCTATACGAGCTTACGCTTCAAGAACTAGAATCAGAATACGAAGCTGTTTCACAGCAGCGCATATCTCAATGA